In Magnetococcales bacterium, one genomic interval encodes:
- a CDS encoding cobalamin-dependent protein (Presence of a B(12) (cobalamin)-binding domain implies dependence on cobalamin itself, in one of its several forms, or in some unusual lineages, dependence on a cobalamin-like analog.): MHEPLIVNTQTLLDQFRDALESFDRSRAEALFQQALAMDPPLDMVESLIVPTLERIGSDWESGCIALSQVYMSGRMCEDLVSRAFDAEHTEMPEGQPRRAIVVLHDYHMLGKRIVYSILRASGFPLLDYGRLSVEELVERVIVDRVEELLISVLMLPSALKVREVRNALRTKGVAVRILVGGAPFLFDPDLWREVGADAMGRNAAEGIRILRQWEGQNR; this comes from the coding sequence ATGCACGAACCTTTGATCGTGAACACACAAACGCTGCTCGATCAATTCCGGGATGCCCTTGAATCCTTTGACCGCTCCCGTGCCGAAGCATTGTTTCAACAGGCCTTGGCCATGGATCCCCCCCTCGACATGGTGGAAAGTCTCATCGTGCCCACCTTGGAACGTATCGGGAGTGATTGGGAATCGGGTTGCATCGCCTTGTCCCAGGTCTACATGAGTGGTCGCATGTGCGAGGATCTGGTGAGTCGGGCTTTTGATGCCGAACATACGGAGATGCCTGAAGGACAACCCAGGCGGGCTATTGTGGTGCTGCATGATTATCACATGTTGGGCAAACGGATCGTCTATTCCATTCTGCGCGCCAGCGGCTTTCCATTGCTGGATTACGGACGCCTGAGCGTGGAAGAGTTGGTGGAACGGGTAATCGTCGATCGGGTGGAGGAACTGCTCATCTCCGTTTTGATGCTTCCTTCCGCGCTCAAGGTGCGAGAGGTTCGGAACGCCCTGCGGACCAAAGGGGTGGCGGTGCGCATTCTGGTGGGTGGGGCGCCGTTTTTGTTCGATCCGGATCTGTGGCGGGAGGTGGGAGCGGACGCCATGGGACGCAACGCCGCGGAGGGGATTCGCATTCTGCGCCAATGGGAAGGGCAAAATCGATGA
- a CDS encoding DUF4177 domain-containing protein has translation MTAQFKEYKVLHVVEGGCGTIFLGASGLPLQKMEAELNRLAAEGWQLVFQVIEKKRFALFWTREAVIITMGR, from the coding sequence ATGACGGCACAATTCAAGGAATACAAAGTATTGCATGTGGTCGAAGGTGGTTGTGGCACCATCTTTCTCGGTGCATCTGGCCTTCCCCTGCAAAAAATGGAAGCCGAACTCAATCGTCTTGCCGCCGAAGGTTGGCAATTGGTGTTTCAGGTCATCGAAAAAAAGCGGTTCGCTCTGTTCTGGACCCGTGAAGCAGTGATCATCACCATGGGCCGTTGA
- a CDS encoding membrane protein insertion efficiency factor YidD, whose translation MRGFLIRLIRGYQARGGGRALLVDCNFTPSCSEYAIQALEKYGLWQGIRLAANRIHRCRDPNRIQPLDDPLP comes from the coding sequence ATGCGGGGTTTTTTGATCCGTTTGATCCGCGGCTATCAGGCCAGAGGCGGTGGGCGTGCGCTTCTGGTGGATTGCAATTTTACGCCCAGTTGTTCCGAGTATGCCATTCAGGCACTCGAAAAGTATGGATTGTGGCAAGGGATCCGGTTGGCCGCCAACCGGATCCATCGCTGCCGCGATCCCAACCGTATCCAACCCCTGGATGATCCCCTGCCATGA
- a CDS encoding M48 family metalloprotease has protein sequence MSLFDFELPQKDLDQLEDRLRAHLRELPDAQRREYYNAVNPRLRDPDTFVVLCWSLGLLGLHHVYLGRWLSFLRDLIAGACGVGILIFWMLNGEWTYAALLFAIAVAVNLFDTIYSLALSQRIVQKHNIMLGLTWLNHNGHPLEKNQPRELLPSAENRAITQTDRKLGIFLAAGTSLFAGIIGLFYFIFIPILSEWVATALPENTILVSTEPEAAEALDQMKAFTASELPPREQERLRTLFRAIPPNEKKHAKYFLFLRKGNKLGANAFAFPRGQVVLTDELVKLTQNDQELIAIMAHELGHLQYRHGVQTFVQNSTMLAITAWVTGDMTSIAGAAGIMMNLALNANYSRQFERQADDHALHHLQKNGIPVSHFVNLLKRLKETRKSGASETNFLASHPPTEERIQHLSSGSGTPI, from the coding sequence ATGAGCCTCTTTGATTTTGAATTGCCTCAAAAGGATCTGGATCAACTGGAAGACCGGTTGCGCGCCCATCTCCGGGAGTTGCCCGACGCCCAACGCCGGGAGTACTACAACGCGGTCAATCCACGACTGCGGGATCCGGATACCTTCGTGGTGCTCTGCTGGTCCTTGGGCCTGTTGGGGTTGCATCATGTTTACCTGGGACGATGGCTCTCCTTTCTCCGGGATCTGATTGCCGGAGCCTGTGGGGTGGGCATCCTCATCTTCTGGATGCTCAATGGTGAATGGACCTATGCCGCGTTGCTGTTCGCGATCGCGGTCGCCGTGAACTTGTTCGACACCATCTACAGTCTGGCCCTCTCCCAAAGAATCGTCCAGAAACACAACATCATGCTTGGACTGACTTGGCTCAACCACAACGGTCATCCCCTGGAGAAAAATCAGCCCCGGGAACTGCTGCCTTCCGCCGAGAATCGGGCCATCACCCAGACCGACCGAAAACTGGGGATTTTCCTGGCGGCGGGGACATCCCTGTTTGCCGGGATCATCGGTTTGTTTTATTTTATTTTTATTCCGATCCTGTCCGAATGGGTCGCCACGGCCCTGCCGGAAAACACCATTCTGGTCTCCACCGAACCAGAAGCCGCCGAAGCCCTCGACCAGATGAAAGCCTTCACGGCCTCCGAACTGCCCCCCCGCGAGCAGGAACGACTGCGGACCTTGTTTCGCGCCATTCCTCCAAACGAAAAGAAACACGCCAAATATTTTCTTTTTCTGCGCAAAGGAAACAAACTGGGGGCCAATGCCTTCGCCTTTCCCCGGGGACAGGTGGTATTGACGGACGAACTGGTGAAATTGACCCAAAACGATCAGGAACTGATCGCGATCATGGCCCATGAACTGGGCCATTTGCAGTACCGCCACGGGGTGCAAACCTTTGTGCAAAACTCCACCATGCTGGCGATCACGGCCTGGGTGACCGGCGACATGACCTCGATTGCCGGAGCCGCGGGCATCATGATGAATCTGGCCTTGAATGCCAACTACTCCCGCCAGTTTGAACGGCAGGCGGATGACCACGCCTTGCACCATCTCCAGAAAAACGGCATTCCCGTGTCCCATTTTGTCAATTTGCTCAAGCGGCTCAAGGAGACCAGGAAATCAGGAGCCTCCGAAACGAACTTCCTGGCATCTCACCCTCCCACGGAAGAGCGCATTCAGCACCTTTCCAGTGGCAGTGGCACGCCGATTTAG
- a CDS encoding alpha-2-macroglobulin translates to MPNTNPLFPFVHSAFRDIRKGKPLSLLAIAVLIWCLVTGVAQAQDHKPDNPPPVQIENFTPQGLLKTNTRQVTVRYSQPMVPFGVSRQTTPPFAVNCPVAGQGRWLDSRNWLYEFDHDLPAGVRCIFTPRSELRGLDQQPVKGEPSYRFITGEPAILSYIPYQTVTEDQVFILAANTLLDRKSVQAHLYCDIPGIGERIGVRLLSGDELQTLLKVQGYFANSHLDKLMSGGRGPLYASRLPKNATPMDQWLAMATWDDSPIVAAQCQRRLPNDTGFDLVWDKGIRSKGEIESSKPQRLSFKVRSPFSATFECSRANKNAQCMPILPMTLHFSAPISREDALRIRLKGRNGTLYPSTLQRDLNDKKNTTDTQSWENQITLPGPFPVEETFTLEIPPTLRDDAGRALLNQDRFPLKVQTDPTPPLAKFSAPFGIIEAKGGAMLPVTLRNLESLLPLDPEHPGSEAREPDATSPVSPGSTPTPSVTDSGPEPSEVRGHWLRVDNPWEFVSWMSRVDKARSHKKEPDDNDGEGEAAQNAADDTPPHRPGEISVFESLKSDPQAKLETFSVPRPGGGKPFEVMGIPLPGPGYYVVELASDRLGASLHGENKPYYVPTAVLVTNLVAHYKRGESSSLVWVTTLDEGKPVAGAQVSITDCAGTPIHEASTNAEGVMILPNPVPLNKNPPQCENNAFVIVAKSGEDSTFTLSSWDKGIELHQFNLLTTDPLQTSTHFTTIFDRTLLRAGETVSMKHIARQLVAKGFAQPNLRDGPKQARIRHQGSEQIYALLPLEWDDHGVAVQSWSIPKEAKSGHYVVELISPTIPEAMIPISGSFRVDAFRVPTMKATIAPAPNDPTDSGRVSFDLQAHHLSGGAARQLPVQLRGMLQPKTIAFDDYEEFQFANGPVREGIEKPEGNAAADGEPEKGKNKILPVQSLILDNAGSARASFSGLAPTTTPQTLLAEMEFQDANGERVTASTQMTRLPSGIVLGIKTDNLHEGENRLKVQVVALNPQGKPMARVPVSVDLLQRLNFSHRKRLLGGYYDYVHHQEVKRVAEFCSGITNALGLIFCEGPVQVDGNVILQAKAVDAKNQPGYANTSLWVYKNEQVWFDVDHHNRMDVLPEKLEYDPGEEAVLQLRMPFREATVLITVEREGILESFTRTVTGENPTVRVPIRGHFAPNVFISALAVRGRVTGVEPTAVIDLGKPAFRLGYAKLKVGWKAHELTVKVSTDQSVCKIRDTVTATIQVTPPADRPLPADAELAVAVVDEGLLELKPNDSWNLLSAMMQKRPIQVETSTALEHVIGRRHFGRKSFRPGGSGGRLTMERQLLDTLLLWKGRVKLDPHGRAQVTIPVNDQLTSFRVVAVAHAGTDLFGTGATSFRTTQDLILHSALPPLVREQDRFQAGFTVRNSSARPLTIQVQATLSSPPIAGVATPPQLPSLPVIPMTLEPGASQMASWEVTVPLDIRQLNWRLAANAEGAEDHLSVSQEVIPVHPVNVMQAVVHSAEAKLEIPVRPPADALPNRGGVRLQVQDRLTQDLSGVREYMAAYPYTCLEQRVSKAVSLQDTNLWQQLASALPTYLDADGLAKFFPRLEHGSDALTSYLLAISHETGWTIPEETRKKMIEGLQKFVQGKISRRSPLPAADLNLRKLAALEAISRFQTVANEALSSLSIEPRHLPTSGVIDWLNLLNRTPTLPNRTQRLQDASQNLRNRLLWQGTTVSMANEPNDSLWWLLVSAETNLNRLLLGVLNDPAWKEDLPRLVRGTLTRQVKGHWASSPANAWGVVAMQQVAKRLESDTITGTSQAELAGHRLDFTWQTNPHGTTLDLPWPAPSDPQTLLFSHQGTGKPWVTLQSRAAIPLQKPMANGYTIQRTITPVVRKTEGVWSQGDVMRVRLECEAQNDMGWVVVNDPIPAGSAILGSGLGRDSVILDQGKNESESRRATFEERRFDGFLAYYEWIPKGRWRVEYTVRLNNPGTFNLPPARVEAMYAPEWFGATPLEPVVVQP, encoded by the coding sequence ATGCCCAATACAAACCCGCTTTTCCCCTTTGTCCACTCCGCCTTTCGTGACATCCGGAAAGGCAAGCCTCTGTCTCTTCTGGCCATTGCCGTGCTGATCTGGTGTCTGGTCACAGGGGTTGCCCAGGCCCAGGACCATAAACCAGACAATCCCCCCCCGGTCCAGATCGAAAACTTCACCCCGCAAGGTCTGCTTAAAACCAACACCCGGCAAGTAACGGTACGCTACAGTCAGCCGATGGTGCCTTTTGGCGTCTCCAGACAGACCACACCCCCTTTTGCGGTGAATTGTCCCGTGGCCGGACAGGGCCGCTGGCTCGACAGTCGCAACTGGCTGTATGAATTCGATCACGATCTGCCCGCGGGCGTCCGGTGTATTTTCACCCCCCGATCCGAGCTGCGCGGCCTCGACCAGCAGCCGGTGAAAGGAGAACCATCTTACCGTTTCATCACCGGCGAACCCGCCATTCTGTCTTATATTCCGTATCAGACCGTCACCGAGGATCAGGTTTTCATTCTCGCCGCCAACACGCTGCTGGACAGGAAATCGGTTCAGGCCCATCTGTATTGCGACATTCCCGGCATTGGGGAACGGATCGGAGTCCGGTTGCTCAGTGGGGATGAACTCCAGACCCTCTTAAAAGTCCAGGGCTATTTTGCCAACTCCCATCTGGACAAACTGATGTCCGGTGGCCGTGGCCCCCTCTACGCCAGTCGTTTGCCGAAAAATGCCACCCCGATGGACCAATGGCTCGCCATGGCCACCTGGGACGACTCCCCGATCGTAGCCGCCCAGTGTCAACGGCGTCTTCCCAACGATACCGGCTTCGATCTGGTGTGGGACAAGGGGATCCGTTCCAAAGGGGAGATCGAATCCAGCAAACCGCAACGGCTGTCATTCAAGGTACGTTCCCCGTTCAGCGCGACCTTTGAATGCAGTCGTGCCAACAAGAACGCCCAATGCATGCCGATTCTGCCCATGACGCTCCATTTTTCCGCCCCCATCTCCCGCGAAGATGCCCTGCGGATTCGGCTCAAAGGCAGAAACGGCACCCTCTATCCTTCGACGCTGCAACGGGATCTGAACGACAAGAAAAACACCACAGACACCCAGTCCTGGGAAAATCAAATCACGCTGCCCGGTCCTTTTCCGGTGGAAGAGACCTTCACGCTGGAGATCCCCCCCACCCTCCGGGATGACGCGGGGCGCGCTTTGCTCAATCAGGACCGCTTTCCCCTGAAGGTCCAAACCGATCCGACGCCCCCCCTGGCCAAATTTTCCGCTCCCTTTGGCATCATCGAGGCCAAAGGAGGGGCCATGCTCCCCGTCACCCTGCGCAACCTGGAGTCCCTGTTGCCCCTGGACCCGGAACATCCAGGTTCCGAAGCCCGGGAACCCGACGCGACATCCCCGGTCAGTCCGGGAAGCACGCCGACTCCATCGGTCACGGATTCCGGGCCAGAACCCTCGGAAGTGCGGGGTCATTGGCTGCGTGTGGACAATCCCTGGGAGTTTGTCTCCTGGATGTCACGGGTGGACAAGGCCCGCAGTCACAAAAAAGAACCCGACGACAACGACGGGGAAGGCGAAGCCGCCCAAAACGCCGCGGATGACACCCCTCCCCATCGGCCTGGAGAAATTTCGGTCTTCGAGTCCCTGAAATCGGATCCACAAGCCAAACTGGAGACCTTTTCGGTTCCCAGACCCGGAGGCGGTAAACCATTCGAGGTGATGGGCATTCCCCTGCCCGGTCCCGGCTATTATGTGGTGGAGTTGGCGAGTGATCGGCTCGGCGCCTCGCTCCATGGGGAAAACAAACCCTATTACGTGCCGACCGCGGTGCTGGTTACCAATCTGGTGGCCCACTACAAACGGGGGGAGTCCTCTTCCCTGGTCTGGGTGACCACCCTGGATGAGGGCAAACCGGTGGCGGGTGCCCAGGTATCCATCACCGATTGCGCCGGCACGCCGATCCACGAGGCATCCACCAACGCCGAAGGGGTGATGATTCTGCCGAATCCCGTGCCCCTCAACAAAAACCCGCCCCAGTGCGAAAACAACGCATTCGTCATTGTCGCCAAGTCGGGTGAAGACTCCACCTTCACCCTTTCGTCGTGGGACAAGGGCATTGAACTCCATCAATTCAACCTGCTCACGACGGATCCGCTCCAGACGAGTACCCATTTCACCACCATTTTTGATCGTACCTTGCTGCGGGCTGGCGAAACCGTCTCCATGAAACATATCGCCCGCCAGTTGGTGGCCAAGGGATTTGCTCAGCCGAATCTGCGCGACGGACCCAAACAGGCGCGTATTCGCCATCAGGGCAGTGAACAGATCTATGCCCTGCTGCCCCTGGAATGGGACGACCACGGAGTTGCGGTGCAAAGCTGGTCGATCCCCAAGGAGGCCAAATCCGGCCATTACGTCGTCGAATTGATCTCCCCCACGATCCCGGAGGCCATGATCCCCATCTCCGGCTCGTTCCGGGTGGACGCGTTCCGGGTTCCCACCATGAAGGCCACCATCGCACCCGCTCCCAACGATCCAACCGATTCGGGCCGGGTTTCGTTCGATCTTCAGGCGCACCATCTTTCCGGCGGCGCAGCCCGGCAGTTGCCCGTGCAACTGCGGGGCATGCTGCAACCGAAAACCATCGCCTTCGACGACTACGAAGAATTCCAGTTCGCCAATGGCCCGGTTCGGGAAGGTATCGAAAAACCCGAAGGAAACGCCGCAGCCGATGGCGAACCGGAAAAAGGGAAAAACAAAATCCTGCCGGTGCAATCCCTGATCCTGGACAACGCCGGCAGTGCCCGTGCCAGTTTCTCCGGACTGGCCCCCACCACCACGCCTCAAACCCTGCTGGCGGAAATGGAGTTCCAGGACGCCAACGGCGAACGGGTGACGGCGTCCACCCAAATGACCCGCCTGCCATCCGGAATCGTGCTGGGCATCAAGACCGACAACCTGCACGAAGGTGAAAACCGTTTGAAAGTCCAGGTGGTGGCCCTGAATCCCCAGGGGAAACCCATGGCCAGGGTGCCGGTTTCGGTGGATCTTCTGCAACGCCTGAACTTCTCCCATCGCAAACGGTTGCTCGGCGGCTATTATGATTATGTGCATCACCAGGAGGTCAAACGGGTTGCCGAATTCTGTTCCGGCATCACCAACGCCTTGGGGCTGATCTTTTGTGAAGGACCGGTCCAGGTGGATGGCAATGTGATTCTGCAAGCCAAAGCCGTGGATGCGAAAAATCAACCCGGTTATGCCAATACATCCCTGTGGGTCTACAAGAACGAACAGGTCTGGTTCGATGTGGATCACCACAACCGCATGGATGTGCTGCCGGAAAAATTGGAATACGATCCGGGAGAAGAGGCGGTACTGCAATTGCGCATGCCTTTCCGGGAGGCCACGGTGCTGATCACGGTGGAACGGGAAGGCATCCTGGAGAGTTTCACCCGTACCGTCACCGGGGAAAATCCCACGGTGCGGGTGCCGATCCGGGGCCATTTCGCGCCCAATGTGTTCATTTCGGCGCTGGCGGTTCGGGGTCGGGTCACCGGGGTCGAACCGACTGCGGTGATTGATCTGGGAAAACCCGCCTTCCGGTTGGGTTATGCCAAACTCAAGGTGGGCTGGAAAGCCCATGAACTGACCGTCAAAGTGTCCACCGATCAGTCGGTGTGCAAAATCCGTGATACGGTCACCGCAACCATCCAGGTGACGCCTCCCGCCGACCGTCCGTTACCGGCGGATGCGGAGTTGGCGGTGGCGGTGGTGGATGAGGGCTTGCTGGAACTCAAACCCAACGATTCCTGGAACCTGCTGTCCGCCATGATGCAAAAACGACCGATCCAGGTGGAAACCAGCACCGCCTTGGAACACGTGATCGGACGACGCCACTTCGGACGCAAATCTTTCCGCCCCGGCGGCAGCGGCGGACGTCTCACGATGGAACGTCAACTGCTGGATACCCTGCTGCTCTGGAAAGGCCGGGTCAAACTCGATCCCCATGGTCGCGCCCAGGTCACCATCCCGGTCAACGATCAGCTCACCTCGTTCCGGGTGGTGGCCGTGGCCCATGCCGGCACCGATCTTTTCGGGACCGGTGCCACCTCGTTTCGCACCACGCAGGATCTGATCCTCCATTCCGCCCTGCCTCCGCTGGTGCGGGAACAGGATCGCTTCCAGGCCGGATTCACCGTGCGCAACAGCAGTGCGCGCCCCCTGACGATCCAGGTGCAAGCCACCTTGTCCTCTCCGCCGATTGCCGGTGTCGCCACTCCCCCGCAATTGCCCTCCCTGCCCGTCATTCCCATGACCCTGGAACCCGGAGCCAGCCAGATGGCCAGTTGGGAAGTGACGGTGCCTCTCGATATACGGCAGCTCAACTGGCGTCTTGCCGCCAACGCCGAAGGGGCGGAAGATCATCTCAGCGTCTCCCAGGAGGTGATTCCGGTTCATCCGGTCAACGTGATGCAGGCTGTCGTGCATTCGGCTGAAGCCAAACTGGAAATCCCCGTGCGTCCACCCGCCGACGCCCTGCCCAATCGGGGCGGGGTGCGACTTCAGGTGCAAGACCGTCTCACCCAGGATCTTTCCGGGGTGCGGGAATACATGGCGGCCTATCCCTACACCTGTCTGGAGCAACGGGTCTCCAAGGCGGTCTCCCTGCAAGACACCAACCTCTGGCAACAATTGGCCTCCGCCCTGCCCACCTACCTGGATGCGGATGGACTGGCCAAATTCTTTCCCCGTCTCGAACACGGCAGCGACGCCCTGACCAGCTATCTGTTGGCCATCAGTCACGAAACCGGCTGGACCATTCCGGAAGAAACCCGCAAGAAAATGATCGAGGGGCTGCAAAAGTTCGTCCAGGGCAAAATTTCCCGTCGCTCCCCTTTGCCTGCGGCTGATCTCAATCTGCGCAAACTGGCTGCCCTGGAGGCCATTTCACGGTTCCAGACGGTCGCCAACGAAGCGTTAAGCTCTCTTTCCATCGAGCCGCGCCATTTGCCCACCTCCGGGGTGATCGACTGGCTGAATCTGCTCAACCGCACCCCCACGCTGCCCAACCGTACCCAACGACTCCAGGACGCCTCCCAGAACCTGCGCAACCGTCTCTTGTGGCAGGGCACAACGGTCAGTATGGCCAACGAACCCAACGACTCCCTGTGGTGGCTGCTGGTCTCCGCGGAAACCAATCTCAACCGCTTGCTGCTCGGTGTGCTCAACGACCCGGCCTGGAAGGAGGATCTGCCCAGACTGGTGCGGGGCACCTTGACCCGACAGGTCAAAGGCCATTGGGCCTCCTCTCCCGCCAACGCCTGGGGCGTGGTGGCCATGCAACAGGTGGCCAAACGTCTGGAGTCCGACACCATCACCGGCACCAGTCAGGCGGAACTGGCAGGTCATCGACTCGACTTCACATGGCAGACCAACCCCCATGGCACCACTCTGGACCTCCCCTGGCCCGCCCCCTCCGACCCTCAAACCCTGCTGTTCAGCCATCAGGGCACCGGCAAACCCTGGGTGACCCTCCAAAGCCGGGCCGCCATTCCGCTGCAAAAACCCATGGCCAACGGCTACACCATTCAGCGCACCATCACCCCGGTCGTCCGCAAAACCGAAGGGGTCTGGAGCCAGGGGGATGTGATGCGGGTACGGCTGGAGTGCGAAGCCCAGAACGATATGGGCTGGGTGGTGGTGAACGATCCGATTCCGGCGGGCAGCGCGATTCTGGGTTCGGGTCTGGGTCGGGATTCCGTCATTCTCGATCAGGGCAAAAACGAATCGGAATCCAGACGCGCCACCTTTGAAGAACGCCGTTTCGATGGCTTCCTGGCCTATTATGAATGGATTCCCAAGGGTCGGTGGCGTGTGGAGTACACGGTGCGTCTGAACAATCCGGGCACCTTCAACCTGCCACCGGCCCGGGTGGAGGCGATGTATGCCCCGGAATGGTTCGGAGCCACCCCGCTGGAACCGGTCGTCGTCCAACCATGA